The following are encoded in a window of Francisella tularensis subsp. tularensis genomic DNA:
- a CDS encoding MFS transporter, with protein sequence MEVRAMTVRQTLLIIITPIIAMCVLSFGNGFFTTYSSIELNDLGRSSLMIGIISAAYFFGMTAGSYFSQFTIIRVGYIRAFVLFASLMAISTLIVGANKSVAVWILFRFLCGYSLAALFIIIESWCILSSDKKNRGLIFSIYLFVYYGTQALSQLMINVHFSNGLLAYCFISSLCSIAIVLMAFTKTVAPVPHSKEIYSPAKIIKKVPLAMVASVIGGSLLGSIYTLLPIFLVRVGSDHDMISVLMMTTILGGMLLQVPIGKLSDLIDRRKVIFLAGAGIFITSIFIFAFHTSYFLFAIIMFIFGGSAFVIYPLSISHASDFLNENEILGAIGVLTIAYGLGSVISPVVISGVMSVFGPFGFFIITALLSISLCLYSAYRISVRKSATDRATFTIATPESLNFTEAQEIISEKSSEE encoded by the coding sequence TTGGAGGTTAGAGCTATGACCGTTAGACAGACTTTACTTATTATTATCACACCAATAATTGCGATGTGTGTATTATCATTTGGCAATGGTTTTTTTACTACCTATTCGTCTATTGAATTAAATGATCTTGGTCGCTCTAGTTTAATGATCGGTATAATTTCAGCAGCATATTTTTTTGGTATGACTGCAGGATCTTATTTTTCACAGTTTACTATAATCCGAGTAGGTTATATAAGAGCTTTTGTGCTATTTGCATCTCTTATGGCTATCAGTACTCTGATAGTTGGTGCAAATAAGAGTGTCGCTGTTTGGATATTATTTAGATTTCTCTGTGGTTACTCATTAGCGGCTTTATTTATCATTATTGAAAGCTGGTGTATATTATCATCAGATAAGAAAAACAGAGGTTTAATTTTTTCAATATATCTTTTTGTATATTATGGTACACAAGCATTGTCACAATTGATGATAAATGTTCACTTTAGTAATGGATTATTAGCATACTGTTTCATATCATCATTATGTAGTATTGCAATTGTATTAATGGCTTTTACAAAAACAGTTGCTCCTGTCCCTCACTCCAAAGAAATTTACTCTCCAGCTAAAATAATCAAAAAAGTTCCTTTAGCAATGGTTGCTAGTGTTATTGGTGGTTCACTATTAGGCTCTATCTACACTTTATTACCTATATTTTTAGTAAGAGTTGGTAGTGACCATGACATGATATCTGTATTAATGATGACTACGATTCTTGGAGGAATGTTATTACAAGTACCTATTGGTAAATTATCAGATCTTATTGATAGACGTAAGGTAATATTTCTAGCAGGAGCAGGTATTTTTATTACCTCAATATTTATATTTGCCTTTCATACCTCGTATTTTTTATTTGCCATAATTATGTTTATTTTTGGCGGTAGTGCTTTTGTGATATATCCATTATCTATATCTCATGCAAGTGATTTTCTTAATGAAAATGAAATACTAGGAGCAATTGGGGTTTTAACAATCGCATATGGTTTGGGTTCGGTAATTAGCCCTGTGGTAATATCTGGAGTGATGTCTGTTTTTGGACCATTTGGATTTTTTATAATTACAGCATTGCTAAGTATTAGTTTATGCTTATATTCAGCATATAGAATATCAGTACGTAAATCTGCTACAGATAGAGCTACATTTACTATAGCGACTCCTGAAAGTCTTAACTTCACTGAGGCTCAGGAAATCATATCAGAGAAATCATCTGAAGAATAA
- the eno gene encoding phosphopyruvate hydratase, with amino-acid sequence MSSQIKQVFARQILDSRGNPTVEVDVVLESGAFGRAAVPSGASTGIREALELRDGNKALFLGKSVYKAVENVNTKIAQAVKGLDALDQRLIDKTMIELDGSENKKNLGANAILGVSLATARAAASHLRKPFYRYLMDVKEYLMPVPMMNVINGGSHADNNVDMQEFMIVPAGFDTFSEALRCGTEVFHILKKVLIADGYSVAGVGDEGGYAPDLPSNEAAIEAILKAVKEAGYEPGKHVFIALDPASSEFYKDGKYELKSENKSLTSEEMIDYYAAWVEKYPIVSIEDGLAEEDWAGWKLLTEKLGNKVQLVGDDLFVTNPSILAKGIEKGIANSILIKLNQIGTLTETFEAMAMAGQAGYTCVVSHRSGETSDTIIADLAVATCSGQIKTGSLSRSDRIAKYNQLLRIEEELGENAIYPGIKAFVFNSDEEVEEVVQEIIVEDSEAEKVVVQVEE; translated from the coding sequence ATGTCGTCACAAATAAAACAAGTTTTTGCCAGACAGATATTAGATTCGCGTGGTAATCCTACAGTTGAAGTAGATGTGGTTTTGGAAAGTGGTGCTTTTGGTCGTGCTGCTGTACCTTCTGGTGCTTCTACCGGAATTAGAGAAGCTCTAGAGTTAAGAGATGGTAACAAAGCCCTTTTTCTAGGTAAGAGTGTATATAAAGCTGTTGAGAATGTTAATACTAAGATAGCTCAAGCAGTCAAAGGTTTAGATGCATTAGATCAAAGGTTAATTGATAAGACTATGATTGAACTAGATGGTTCTGAGAATAAGAAAAATCTAGGTGCAAATGCAATTTTAGGTGTTTCACTAGCTACTGCTAGAGCTGCTGCATCACATCTTAGAAAACCTTTTTACCGTTATCTAATGGATGTCAAAGAATATCTAATGCCAGTACCAATGATGAATGTTATTAATGGCGGTTCACATGCTGATAATAATGTTGATATGCAAGAATTTATGATTGTTCCAGCTGGTTTTGATACTTTTTCAGAAGCTCTAAGATGTGGTACAGAAGTTTTCCACATACTTAAAAAGGTTCTAATTGCTGATGGTTACAGTGTCGCTGGTGTTGGTGATGAGGGCGGTTATGCTCCTGATCTACCGTCAAATGAGGCGGCTATAGAGGCAATATTAAAAGCAGTTAAAGAAGCAGGTTATGAGCCTGGTAAACATGTATTTATAGCTTTAGATCCTGCAAGTAGTGAGTTTTATAAAGATGGTAAGTACGAACTTAAGTCAGAGAATAAGTCATTAACAAGTGAAGAAATGATTGATTATTATGCTGCTTGGGTTGAGAAGTATCCTATAGTATCTATAGAAGATGGACTTGCAGAAGAAGATTGGGCTGGTTGGAAACTTTTAACTGAAAAACTTGGTAACAAGGTACAGTTAGTCGGTGATGATTTATTTGTTACTAATCCAAGTATCCTTGCTAAAGGTATTGAAAAAGGTATTGCTAATTCAATTTTAATTAAGCTAAATCAAATTGGTACTTTGACAGAAACTTTCGAAGCAATGGCAATGGCTGGTCAAGCAGGATACACTTGTGTGGTATCGCATCGTTCTGGTGAAACTTCTGATACAATTATTGCTGATTTAGCAGTAGCTACATGTTCTGGACAAATTAAGACAGGGTCATTATCTAGATCTGATCGTATAGCTAAGTATAACCAGCTGCTTAGAATCGAAGAAGAATTAGGTGAAAATGCAATTTACCCAGGGATAAAAGCATTTGTATTTAATTCAGATGAAGAAGTAGAAGAAGTTGTTCAAGAAATTATTGTAGAAGATAGTGAAGCTGAGAAAGTTGTAGTTCAAGTAGAAGAATAA
- a CDS encoding FtsB family cell division protein has protein sequence MDIKSNSFFYIFISVVLLLIAILQYDLWFSNTGFIKYQALKKSVISQQKEVKHKSQTNVQLYSEVVSLRQNSEVLESLARENMGLIKQEEVFYSVK, from the coding sequence ATGGATATCAAATCTAACTCTTTTTTTTATATTTTCATTTCTGTAGTTTTATTACTAATAGCAATATTGCAATATGATCTGTGGTTTAGTAATACAGGCTTTATTAAGTATCAAGCACTAAAAAAATCTGTAATTAGCCAGCAAAAAGAAGTAAAGCATAAATCTCAGACTAATGTACAATTATATTCTGAAGTGGTTTCACTACGTCAAAATAGTGAGGTGCTTGAAAGCTTAGCTCGTGAGAATATGGGTCTAATCAAGCAAGAAGAGGTTTTTTATAGTGTCAAATAA
- the ispD gene encoding 2-C-methyl-D-erythritol 4-phosphate cytidylyltransferase, producing the protein MSNKYVIIPAAGIGTRMQLDIPKQYYKLNNGKTILDNTLVKFIDNPLFDKIFVAIAASDNFWNNSLYYNHDKIVVCNGGETRFNSVYNALKVIDERKNDDWVFVHDAARPCVSIDSIIDLYEQTKSSHSQAGILAVRAYETVKQVTKNIVVKTLARDNIWLAQTPQLSRLGQLEKAFDFCYSNNLVAKVTDEASALEMFGINPIVVECSKKNIKITTKDDLEYANWQLG; encoded by the coding sequence GTGTCAAATAAATACGTAATTATTCCAGCTGCTGGAATAGGTACTAGGATGCAGTTAGATATTCCTAAACAATACTATAAACTTAATAATGGTAAGACTATCCTTGATAATACCTTAGTAAAGTTTATTGATAATCCTTTGTTTGATAAGATCTTTGTTGCAATTGCTGCTAGTGATAATTTTTGGAATAATTCGTTATATTATAATCATGACAAAATAGTAGTTTGTAATGGTGGAGAGACTAGATTTAATAGTGTTTATAATGCGCTAAAGGTCATTGATGAACGCAAAAATGATGATTGGGTTTTTGTCCATGATGCTGCCAGACCTTGTGTTAGTATTGATAGTATTATAGATTTGTATGAGCAGACTAAATCATCACACTCACAAGCAGGTATACTTGCTGTGAGAGCGTATGAGACAGTTAAGCAAGTTACAAAGAATATAGTTGTCAAAACACTGGCTCGTGATAATATTTGGCTTGCACAAACACCTCAATTATCTAGGCTTGGACAGTTAGAGAAAGCTTTTGATTTTTGCTATTCAAATAATCTTGTTGCTAAAGTAACTGATGAAGCATCAGCTTTAGAAATGTTTGGTATAAATCCGATTGTTGTTGAATGTTCAAAGAAAAATATTAAGATTACAACTAAAGATGATTTAGAATATGCTAATTGGCAGTTAGGTTAA
- a CDS encoding amino acid permease: protein MKKPDYSNTTKVDIQWVFTLFGTAIGAGLLYLPVQAGDSGLWALVTVLIFALPLTYYSHKNMSNIVLCTDNGGITDVFTHNLGRFFGLTCVVLYFFAIFLNMPMYSIGLNSELSNFLLNYNIVKTNLSTHIWFSFSILAVLLIIVSLGINIILKFMQLIVILLIILVVTLSIYIIPYWNFEFITDSHFDTVGYITGVLMVLPILILSMNHSPVISNLVIFYRDYVKVERSQEKYKVYKILKINALILFIFVLLFVTSCLLSTTIPDLNRANANNLTIVTLIQEQHHSTLLNILAPMIVFTAIISSFIGCYIGSKEALKYLFKYFFKNIYKIEFSDSLINKICVGLIFIVLWICTICNFKILNIIGILVAPTVAFLLYVLPVIIIYKNIQCKDYRRVILDSILFIMGLIIIFGYVIGLLLK from the coding sequence ATGAAAAAACCAGATTACTCAAATACTACAAAAGTCGATATCCAGTGGGTATTTACGTTATTTGGTACTGCAATAGGTGCAGGGTTACTTTATCTACCTGTTCAAGCAGGGGATAGCGGCCTTTGGGCTTTAGTAACAGTACTTATTTTTGCTTTACCTTTAACGTATTACTCACATAAAAATATGTCAAATATTGTACTTTGCACAGATAATGGTGGTATTACAGATGTATTTACCCACAATCTTGGTAGATTTTTTGGTTTAACCTGCGTAGTGCTATATTTCTTTGCAATATTCCTAAATATGCCAATGTACTCTATTGGTCTAAATAGCGAACTAAGTAATTTTCTTTTAAACTACAATATTGTAAAAACCAATTTATCAACACATATATGGTTTAGTTTTAGTATTTTAGCCGTTTTATTAATAATAGTTTCTTTAGGTATCAATATAATTCTAAAGTTTATGCAGCTTATAGTTATATTATTGATTATATTAGTAGTGACACTGTCCATATATATAATACCTTATTGGAACTTTGAGTTTATAACTGATAGTCATTTTGATACTGTTGGTTATATTACAGGTGTATTAATGGTATTACCAATCTTGATATTATCGATGAATCACTCACCTGTTATTTCTAATCTAGTAATTTTTTATCGTGATTATGTAAAAGTTGAGCGATCACAAGAAAAATATAAAGTTTATAAAATACTTAAAATTAATGCTCTAATTCTTTTTATCTTTGTACTGCTTTTTGTAACATCTTGCCTACTTAGCACTACTATACCAGACCTTAATAGGGCTAATGCAAATAATCTAACAATAGTAACTCTAATACAAGAGCAGCATCATAGTACTTTATTGAATATTTTAGCACCAATGATAGTTTTCACTGCTATTATTAGTTCATTTATAGGCTGTTACATAGGTTCAAAAGAAGCTTTGAAATATCTATTTAAATATTTCTTTAAAAATATTTATAAAATAGAATTTTCTGATTCATTAATAAATAAAATCTGTGTTGGGCTAATATTTATAGTTCTCTGGATATGCACAATATGTAATTTTAAAATCCTTAATATTATAGGCATATTAGTTGCGCCTACTGTGGCTTTTCTACTATATGTTTTACCTGTAATAATAATTTACAAAAATATCCAATGTAAAGATTATAGACGCGTAATATTAGACTCTATTTTATTTATAATGGGATTAATAATTATATTTGGCTATGTAATTGGTTTACTTCTAAAATAA
- the tdh gene encoding L-threonine 3-dehydrogenase produces MKALAKLKKQPGIWIINDAPIPEYGYNDVLIKIKKTAICGTDLHIYNWDKWSQNTIPVPMITGHEFAGEVVAKGDGVTSVDIGDRVSGEGHLVCGQCRNCRAGKRHLCRKTIGIGVNVQGAFAEYLVMPAVNVFKIPDSISDDIASTFDPMGNAIHTALSFNLTGEDVLITGAGPIGLMAVKIARFCGARRIVITDINEYRLQMARDFGATVALNVAPFKNQDELVKQMRKVMSDIGMTEGFDVGLEMSGINSAISMMLDVMNHGGKLSLLGISAGDISVDWGAILFKGLTLKGIYGREMFETWYLMTSMLQAGMDMNPIITHRLHIDEFQKGFEIMKSGQCGKVILDWSS; encoded by the coding sequence ATGAAAGCATTAGCTAAATTAAAAAAACAACCAGGTATATGGATAATTAATGATGCGCCAATACCAGAATATGGCTACAATGATGTTTTGATTAAAATTAAAAAAACGGCTATTTGTGGTACTGATTTACATATTTATAATTGGGATAAATGGTCGCAAAACACCATTCCAGTTCCAATGATTACCGGACATGAGTTTGCTGGTGAAGTTGTAGCTAAAGGAGATGGTGTTACAAGCGTAGATATCGGCGATAGAGTGTCAGGTGAGGGTCATCTTGTATGTGGGCAATGCCGTAATTGCAGAGCAGGTAAACGTCACCTTTGTAGAAAAACTATAGGTATAGGAGTAAATGTACAGGGTGCATTTGCAGAATATCTAGTTATGCCTGCGGTTAATGTTTTTAAGATCCCTGATTCTATCAGTGATGATATCGCTAGTACTTTTGATCCTATGGGCAATGCTATTCACACCGCACTTTCTTTTAACTTAACAGGTGAGGATGTCCTTATAACTGGTGCTGGACCTATTGGCTTAATGGCTGTCAAAATAGCAAGATTCTGTGGTGCACGCAGAATAGTAATCACAGATATTAATGAGTATCGCCTACAAATGGCTAGGGATTTTGGTGCAACTGTTGCTTTGAATGTTGCTCCATTTAAGAATCAAGATGAGTTAGTAAAACAAATGCGCAAAGTTATGTCAGATATCGGCATGACAGAAGGATTTGATGTTGGTCTAGAAATGTCTGGAATTAACTCTGCAATCTCAATGATGCTTGATGTTATGAATCATGGTGGTAAACTATCACTTCTAGGCATATCTGCTGGTGATATTTCTGTTGATTGGGGAGCTATATTGTTTAAGGGTCTGACTCTCAAGGGTATATATGGTAGAGAAATGTTTGAAACATGGTACTTAATGACTAGTATGCTCCAAGCTGGTATGGATATGAACCCTATCATCACACATCGACTTCATATTGATGAGTTTCAAAAAGGATTTGAAATAATGAAAAGTGGTCAATGTGGTAAAGTAATACTGGATTGGAGCAGCTAG
- a CDS encoding glycine C-acetyltransferase: protein MNKDFYTNINSKILEIKQAGTYKSERVIATPQEPIINLENGETLINFCANNYLGFANNPEIVAYAKEHIEECGYGMASVRFICGTNSVHKQLEKELSNFFEFEDTILYPSCFDANTGLFETLLTKDDAIISDSLNHASIIDGVRLCKAMRFRYNNNDMQDLEAKLIEADQAGARFKMIATDGVFSMDGIIADLKSICDLADKYNAIVMVDDSHAAGFVGKHGKGSIEHCDVMGRVDILTGTLGKGLGGASGGYICAKKEVVDLLKNLSRPYLFSNSLAPIIAKTSIKALEITKGSNELREQLQANQQRFRSKMTAAGFDLIPGEHPIIPVMIYDEKKAAEFAEKLLDYGIYVIAFSYPVVPKGKARIRTQMSATHTFEQIDKAVDGFKKAAKELGIIQ, encoded by the coding sequence ATGAATAAAGATTTCTATACAAATATTAATAGTAAAATACTAGAAATTAAACAAGCTGGTACTTATAAGAGTGAGAGAGTTATAGCAACACCCCAAGAACCTATAATTAATTTAGAAAATGGTGAAACATTAATTAATTTCTGTGCCAATAATTATCTTGGTTTTGCCAATAACCCAGAAATAGTTGCCTACGCTAAAGAGCATATTGAAGAATGTGGCTATGGCATGGCTTCAGTAAGGTTTATTTGTGGCACAAATAGTGTCCACAAACAACTAGAAAAAGAGCTGAGCAATTTTTTTGAGTTTGAAGACACAATTTTATACCCTTCATGTTTTGATGCAAATACTGGTCTTTTTGAGACACTTCTTACAAAAGACGATGCTATTATCAGCGACTCTCTTAACCATGCTAGTATTATCGATGGTGTCAGACTTTGTAAAGCAATGCGCTTTAGATATAACAATAATGATATGCAAGACCTTGAAGCAAAACTTATAGAAGCAGATCAAGCTGGAGCGAGATTTAAAATGATTGCGACAGATGGCGTATTCTCTATGGATGGTATTATTGCTGATCTTAAATCTATTTGTGACTTAGCAGATAAGTATAATGCCATTGTTATGGTTGATGATTCTCATGCAGCTGGGTTTGTTGGCAAGCATGGCAAAGGATCTATCGAGCACTGTGATGTTATGGGTAGAGTAGATATATTAACAGGAACTTTAGGTAAAGGATTAGGCGGTGCTTCAGGTGGTTATATATGTGCTAAAAAAGAAGTAGTAGATTTACTTAAAAACCTTTCTAGACCATATCTTTTCTCAAATTCACTTGCACCAATAATTGCTAAGACTTCTATAAAAGCATTAGAAATTACTAAAGGCTCGAATGAACTAAGAGAACAATTACAAGCTAACCAACAAAGATTCAGATCAAAAATGACTGCTGCTGGATTTGATTTAATTCCAGGTGAGCACCCTATCATTCCTGTAATGATCTATGATGAGAAAAAAGCTGCTGAGTTTGCTGAAAAACTTCTAGATTATGGAATCTATGTAATCGCCTTCTCATATCCAGTAGTCCCTAAAGGCAAGGCAAGAATTAGAACACAAATGTCTGCTACTCATACTTTTGAGCAAATTGATAAAGCTGTAGATGGCTTTAAAAAAGCAGCCAAAGAATTAGGTATTATTCAATAA